A genome region from Conger conger chromosome 16, fConCon1.1, whole genome shotgun sequence includes the following:
- the LOC133114729 gene encoding caskin-1-like — MGKDQELLQAVKTEDLLTVQKLLQRPKPGKAKLLGSAKKVNVNFQDIDGFAALHHAALNGNMELISLLLESQATVDIRDQKGMRPLHYAAWQGKAEPMKMLLKCGSSVNGQSDEGQIPLHLSAQHGHYDVSEMLLQHQSNPCIVDIAGKTPLDLACEFGRVGVVQLLLSSNMCAALLEPKASDSTDPNGTSPLHLAAKNGHIDIIRLLIQAGIDINRQTKAGTALHEAALCGKTEAVRLLLDSGINAAVRNTYNQTALDIVYQFTTTQASKEIKQLLRDASAALQVRALKDYCNNYDLTSLNIKAGDVITVLEQHQDGRWKGCIHDNRTGNDRVGYFPSSLVEVISKRAGSWNAVICPQQYEKIRLYVPACGPGAAVLVNGDSYPQFHILPPPPPPPKHSHQPLFTSFGYSRPSISPEELLCGQGSRGSECSPHGSPTLNTGPQGGGSEEIWVLRKPLAGGDRSSGGSTSSATSGRSAGSGQSANVLHAQAEGVKLLATVLSQSAKAKEHLLEQSKSVELSTGSSPRIQGSSSCPFHEQAYGDAGPGRKGEGPPEGKDQTATAVTKPSHRKKMTSEMNKLSMTEGLPDHKPGSLAEWLSLIGLSQYYQVLMHNGYENIEFITDITWEDLQDIGITKLGHQKKLMLAVKKLAELQKGSEGRGAPRRKPSQSSEGPEGPPHDGPEAASPKLSSFQDSELSGELQAALSGAAPDGPEPQWGRGPHENSLAKGRDSEEGGGPPPRKEARVLRQSSQPQAHRPQAPPTLKTRQSFPIGAVPSYTPPHTPTKTKPSSPQTAAPPAGKMKPPQHLVQTERAPSSRPAPQSPTHKGHAHGAAQPPETEDGPAPAPAPAPAAGPPVSVPLLCLPPGEGEDPQGGEQGTPKKRAHSLVRYAVSDGEQDREEPAAADAGKPGAAQSRMARSNSVRGQSEKSGGGGRAQAIALRQRKKGPPPPPPKRSSSAISSPNLDPPKEEARDGGGGGTLLDVGYHQQRRASDLGGVVDTGSAGSVRSIAAMLEMSSIGGGVKALHKPMAGGGQHYLQVSPERARGGAPHGGGKHREGVGLDGEVVNRRRTISGPVTNLVAAARRDRAPQDPASGDPQGGPPPAPSAGPPGPPPGAREGGLNAKQRPGEGEGPGQGVYALPQDELSRVDATATLKRRPRSRHQQQQQQQQQDGVKFQLTESSTVKRRPKSREKDPEPPPQDALLLAPYQNGTETGTIKRRPSSEASGMDQPPQDVSHPRRDSAELGPPAGDAAPRKPLKPPVSPKPVLAQHMRKPGLAMAPPPGPGGPDSLGSEGKRAPPAVSPKPTPPPTAPKPAKVPQCVGHAPSPAPSPAKQPGGPVATTPPPASASPPKPLSPPAQSPQTPLTPQTPLTPHTPSPTPPPVKPPRSSISGASMDSGVGPSDSAQQKLEETSASLAAALQAVEEKIKQDNSSVAQDKSTVSILDDIGSMFDDLADQLDAMLE; from the exons ctttgctgcactgcaTCATGCCGCCCTGAACGGGAACATGGAGCTCATCTCCCTGCTGCTGGAGTCCCAGGCCACTGTGGATATCAGGGACCAGAAGG GAATGCGGCCTCTGCACTACGCTGCCTGGCAGGGAAAGGCAGAGCCAATGAAAATGCTTCTGAAATGTGGCTCTTCGGTGAACGGCCAATCGGATGAGGGCCAGATTCCCCTGCACCTGTCTGCACAGCACGGGCACTATGATGTG TCAGAGATGCTGCTGCAGCACCAGTCCAACCCCTGCATTGTGGACATCGCCGGGAAAACCCCCTTAGACCTGGCGTGTGAATTCGGCCGAGTTGGA GTGGTTCAGCTGCTCCTCAGTAGTAACATGTGTGCCGCCCTGCTGGAGCCCAAAGCCAGCGACTCCACCGACCCCAACGGGACCAGCCCCCTGCACCTCGCAGCCAAGAACGGCCACATCGACATCATCAG GTTGCTGATCCAGGCCGGCATCGACATCAACAGGCAGACCAAGGCGGGCACGGCCCTCCACGAAGCAGCGCTTTGTGGAAAAACGGAGGCAGTTCGCCTGCTGCTGGAC AGTGGCATCAATGCTGCCGTGAGGAACACATACAACCAGACGGCCCTGGACATCGTGTATCAGTTTACCACCACCCAGGCCAGCAAGGAGATCAAACAACTACTGcgag ACGCCTCTGCAGCACTGCAGGTGAGAGCACTGAAGGATTACTGCAACAACTATGACCTCACCAGCCTGAATATCAAAGCAGGCGACGTCATCACA GTGCTGGAGCAACACCAGGATGGGCGATGGAAGGGCTGTATCCATGACAACCGCACAGGAAATGACAGAGTGGGCTACTTCCCCTCCAGCTTGGTGGAGGTGATCAGCAAGAGGGCAG GTTCATGGAATGCGGTCATTTGTCCCCAACAGTATGAAAAGATACGGCTCTATGTGCCCGCGTGTGGCCCCGGGGCCGCGGTCCTGGTGAACGGGGACTCGTACCCTCAGTTTCATATCCTACCACCACCGCCACCTCCGCCAAAACATTCCCATCAGCCACTTTTCACTTCCTTTGGCTATAGCAGGCCCTCGATCTCCCCAGAAGAGCTACTCTGTGGACAAG GTTCCCGCGGCTCCGAGTGCAGCCCGCACGGCTCCCCCACCCTCAACACTGGCCCCCAGGGCGGCGGCAGCGAGGAGATTTGGGTCCTGCGCAAACCCCTAGCAG GGGGGGACCGCAGCAGCGGGGGCAGCACGAGCAGCGCGACCAGCGGCCGGTCGGCGGGGAGCGGGCAGAGCGCTAACGTGCTACACGCTCAGGCGGAGGGGGTCAAG CTCTTGGCCACTGTGCTGTCCCAGTCTGCCAAGGCTAAGGAGCACCTGCTGGAGCAGTCCAAGTCTGTGGAGCTGTCAACAG GCTCCTCTCCGCGGATCCAGGGCTCCTCCAGCTGTCCTTTCCACGAGCAAGCGTACGGGGACGCGGGCCCAGGGAGAAAGGGCGAGGGTCCCCCTGAAGGGAAG GATCAGACAGCCACTGCTGTGACCAAGCCTAGCCACCGCAAGAAGATGACATCAGAGATGAACAAACTGAGCATGACTGAGGGACTGCCTGACCACAAGCCT GGCAGCCTGGCTGAGTGGCTATCTCTGATCGGTCTGAGTCAGTACTATCAGGTCCTCATGCACAACGGCTACGAGAACATAGAGTTCATCACCGACATCACCTGGGAGGACCTGCAGGACATCGGCATCACTAAGCTGG GTCACCAGAAGAAGCTGATGCTGGCGGTGAAGAAGCTTGCGGAGCTGCAGAAGGGGTCGGAGGGGCGGGGCGCTCCGCGCAGGAAGCCGTCGCAGTCCTCCGAGGGGCCGGAGGGCCCGCCCCACGACGGGCCCGAGGCGGCGTCGCCCAAACTCAGCTCCTTCCAGGACAGCGAGCTGAGCGGGGAGCTGCAGGCCGCCCTCTCCGGGGCCGCCCCGGACGGGCCGGAGCCCCAGTGGGGCCGCGGCCCCCACGAGAACAGCCTGGCCAAGGGCCGCGACTCGGAGGAAGGGGGCGGCCCGCCCCCCAGGAAGGAGGCGCGGGTGCTGCGGCAGAGCAGCCAACCGCAGGCGCACAGGCCGCAGGCCCCGCCCACGCTGAAAACCCGCCAGTCGTTCCCCATCGGGGCGGTGCCGTCGTACACCCCCCCGCACACCCCCACCAAAACCAAGCCCTCCTCCCCACAGactgcagcgccccctgctggcaagATGAAGCCCCCGCAGCACCTGGTCCAGACCGAGCGCGCTCCCTCCTCTCGCCCCGCCCCGCAGTCGCCCACTCACAAAGGCCACGCCCACGGCGCCGCGCAGCCCCCCGAGACTGAGGAcggccccgccccggcccccgccccggcccccgccgCAGGGCCCCCGGTCTCCGTGCCCCTCCTCTGCCTGCCTCCAGGCGAGGGGGAGGACCCTCAGGGCGGGGAGCAGGGCACCCCCAAAAAGCGGGCGCACAGCCTGGTGCGGTACGCCGTGTCGGACGGCGAGCAGGACCGGGAGGAGCCGGCGGCGGCCGACGCGGGGAAGCCGGGCGCCGCCCAGAGCCGAATGGCCCGCAGCAACTCGGTCCGCGGCCAATCGGAGAagagcgggggcgggggccgcGCCCAGGCCATCGCCCTCAGGCAGCGGAAGAAGGgtccgccccctcccccgcccaaaCGCTCCAGCTCCGCCATCTCCAGCCCCAACCTGGACCCGCCCAAAGAGGAGGCGCgggacgggggcgggggcggcacTCTGCTGGACGTCGGCTACCATCAGCAGCGGCGAGCCAGCGACCTGGGCGGGGTGGTGGACACGGGCAGCGCCGGCAGCGTCAGGAGCATCGCCGCCATGTTGGAGATGTCCTCCATCGGGGGCGGAGTCAAGGCGCTGCACAAGCCAATGGCTGGTGGCGGGCAGCACTACCTGCAG GTCAGTCCTGAGCGTGCTCGTGGGGGAGCCCCTCATGGGGGGGGTAAGCACCGTGAGGGCGTGGGTCTGGACGGCGAGGTGGTGAACCGGCGCCGGACCATCAGCGGGCCCGTGACCAACCTGGTGGCGGCCGCTCGGCGAGACCGGGCCCCCCAGGACCCCGCATCGGGAGACCCCCAGGGCGGGCCCCCGCCCGCGCCGAGCGCCGGACCCCCGGGGCCCCCCCCGGGCGCCCGGGAGGGCGGCCTCAACGCCAAGCAGCGGcccggggagggggaggggccgggcCAGGGCGTGTACGCCCTCCCGCAGGACGAGCTGTCCCGCGTGGACGCCACGGCGACGCTGAAGAGGAGGCCTCGGTCCcgccaccagcagcagcagcagcagcagcagcaggacggGGTGAAGTTCCAGCTCACCGAATCCAGCACCGTCAAGCGCCGGCCCAAAAGCCGCGAGAAGGACCCGGAACCTCCGCCGCAGGACGCCCTGCTCCTGGCCCCCTACCAGAACGGCACCGAGACGGGCACCATAAAGAGACGGCCCTCTTCTGAGGCCAGCGGCATGGACCAGCCCCCCCAGGACGTCTCCCACCCCCGCCGGGACAGCGCGGAGCTGGGGCCTCCGGCGGGGGACGCTGCCCCCCGAAAACCACTCAAGCCCCCCGTGTCTCCGAAGCCTGTCCTGGCACAGCACATGAGGAAGCCTGGCCTAGCCATGGCGCCCCCCCCAGGGCCTGGGGGTCCTGACAGCCTGGGCTCAG agggGAAGCGAGCTCCCCCGGCCGTGTCACCCAagcccacccctccccccactgcgCCAAAACCAGCCAAAGTCCCACAGTGTGTGGGCCACGCCCCCAGTCCCGCCCCTTCCCCAGCCAAGCAGCCCGGTGGCCCGGTGGCCACCACGCCCCCTCCTGCGTCTGCCAGCCCCCCCAAGCCCCTGAGCCCCCCAGCGCAGAGCCCCCAGACCCCCCTGACCCCTCagacccccctgaccccccacacccccagcccCACGCCCCCGCCGGTTAAACCCCCGCGCTCGTCCATCAGCGGGGCCTCCATGGACAGCGGCGTGGGCCCCAGCGACAGCGCCCAGCAGAAGCTGGAGGAGACCAGCGCCTCTCTGGCCGCTGCACTGCAGGCTGTGGAGGAGAAGATCAAACAGGACAAcag CTCGGTGGCTCAGGACAAGAGCACGGTCAGCATCCTGGACGACATCGGCAGCATGTTCGACGACCTGGCCGACCAGCTGGACGCCATGCTGGAGTGA